CGCCCTTCCACTGTGCAGTGGGCGGGAGGTGCAGCGGCGCGCGTTGGAGCAGGATTACCTTCGTGTGATCCGCATGTGCCACAATCTTCCCCGCAGCTCTCGTGTGGCGCAAACACTTGTGGAAGCTCGCGCGGGGCCTGTGTCATTAACATCCGACATGCCCGCCCTCTGCCACGTGGAGCGTCTTCACCGAGACCCGGAAGCCGGCCCCCTACTCACCTAGACTGCGCTGCAGTGCCCAATTCGCGCGTTGGCCGAATACTCGACATCTACGACAGTCTGGTGGTTGACGAACCGACGCCCCCTGCACGCTGGTCCGCCCCTCATTGTCGCGAGCCCCTGCCAGTTTCCCTAGAGCTCCCTGGTGTCCGTTCCAAGCGCGACACCTCTCGCTGTGCCATCGCGCAGGAAGCTTCAGCACGGATGTCCGAGGACCTCGCCGGCAGAATCCACGTCTTCTCCGACGGCTCTGTCCTACAGGACCGCTCCGCTGCTGCAGCTTGCGTCGCCCCCGAGCTCGGCAGTGAACTCCAGCGACGTGTGAGCTACTGTGCTTCTTCCACCACAGCCGAACTGGTGGGTCTGCAGCTGGCGGCCGATCTACTTCGCGACTCGCCGGCTGTCACGAGCGCAGTTATTTTCTCCGACTCTAAACCAGctctgcgccagctcgcgagggaggactCCGGCGCACCACTTGGACAGCGCGTTGCCCAGAGTCTCCTGGCACTTCGGGAGAGTGGTTGCGACGTTGTCTTGCAGTGGCTACCATCCCACGTCGGCATCGCAGGCAACGAGGCGGCGGACGAGCTCGCAAAGCGAGCACACTCCGCCGCGATCCCGCTGACGGATTACACCACGTCGTTTGACTCTGCGCGCTTCAATTTTTGTCGAGAGTTAGTGCGAGCATCTTGACGCGCGGATCGCCGCTGGAcgcccccctcctcctctcccttcaaCTGGTTTCTCCCGCCGcgatcgcgcgctcctcctcgctctgaggaccggt
This window of the Rhipicephalus sanguineus isolate Rsan-2018 chromosome 2, BIME_Rsan_1.4, whole genome shotgun sequence genome carries:
- the LOC119381813 gene encoding uncharacterized protein LOC119381813, with the translated sequence MSEDLAGRIHVFSDGSVLQDRSAAAACVAPELGSELQRRVSYCASSTTAELVGLQLAADLLRDSPAVTSAVIFSDSKPALRQLAREDSGAPLGQRVAQSLLALRESGCDVVLQWLPSHVGIAGNEAADELAKRAHSAAIPLTDYTTSFDSARFNFCRELVRAS